Proteins from a genomic interval of Capsicum annuum cultivar UCD-10X-F1 chromosome 4, UCD10Xv1.1, whole genome shotgun sequence:
- the LOC107867796 gene encoding selenoprotein K produces the protein MAYVERGVVKSKRSIWRLKTITDFCWSIINFISVFFVTMFSMEKTDAYRKGSGSSKKWDGGGPGSGPYGGGPRGPPRGLDNVRGIDHSSLPACGSCCG, from the exons ATGGCTTACGTCGAGAGAG GTGTGGTAAAATCCAAGCGTTCTATATGGCGATTGAAGACTATCACTGATTTTTGTTGGTCCATCATCAACTTCATCAGCGTGTTTTTTGTTACTATGTTTTCG ATGGAAAAAACAGATGCATATAGAAAAGGTTCAGGATCCAGCAAGAAGTGGGATGGAGGTGGTCCAGGAAGTGGTCCATATGGTGGTGGTCCGCGTGGGCCGCCCCGTGGGTTGGATAATGTTCGAGGCATTGATCACA GTTCTCTTCCTGCCTGTGGTTCTTGCTGCGGATAA